tcaggAAACCCCGGTAGTAGAGGGTGCCTTCAACCAAATAGCTGTTTCTAACTAACAGTTCTGTGCATTGTGCTTTTCTGCTTGTTGAACAGCAAACTGGCTTTCCtcctctttgttcttctccttctgcCTACAGGGCAAGTTCCTCCTCTCTATCTTGCAGGGCCGATAGTTCAAGTACAGTGCTATGACGATTACGCCCACTCCAAGGGTGACAATAATAATGACGAAGATGGTGGAACTGACTCCTTCAACCAGTCCTGCCCAAGCACAGAAGACAGAGAAGTGGGAGTGTTCGAGGGCAGGAGAAtcgccccagcccagcccacaagGCCCATTTGTCAGTCTCACCCTCCCCAGCCCACCaaaatctttcttctttccatgtTTGGTTAAGAATCCCAACCCCTGGGGGATTTCCATCCTGGGCCTGGCAGCAGGGGAGCTGCAGTCACCTTGAACAATGACAGCAATGTCTTTGCTGACAGAGCCCAGCTGGTTAGTGGCTGTGCAGCAGTAGGTTCTAGAGTGGTCCTGGGTTGCCTTCTGTGGCACTTCAAGGTCAAAGATCATCCCATTCCAGGTACACAACAAGATTGGTGTCGGGTTTCCCTTTGGGACACAGGCAAGCATCTGTGCCATCCCTTCCAACCAGGTCTGATTGCCAGGGCAACCAGATTCCTCTAATCGTGGCTTGTCTGGAAAAACAAGAGCCCAGAGGGGCCAGCTCAATGCGCCACATTCCCTTGTCTCCATCATGCTGGGCGCTCCCTGTCCCTCCCCTAATCCAGACACTGTGTCTCCTCCACCCAATAGCTTTCTTTCCCAAGGGGAGGACCATCAGTTCCCTGCTTTGAGCTactctttttcctctctggatGAGACTGAGATGCAGCACAGGGCATTTTAATGGATTAAGACTAAATGATCTGAACTGCTTGGTCCCTGATGGCCCTGGGGTCCCTGCTTCCCATCTTTGCTTCTCAGTGAGTGAGAACATGAGTAGGGGTGAACCCAGAGACAACGATTTTTCTACTTTTCAAAATACAAGTTTTTatgaggaaatttccctcctCAGCATAGGCTCCAACTATCACTTCCTATGTTCTCAGCCTTTGGCCCTCAACTAATACTGCCTGATCACTTTaaccactttttcttttctcttcccggTTTCCCCCTACTCACTTTCCTAGGGGTAAGGTAAGCTTGGAgagctttaattttattttctcctttgatttttttttttttttttaatgagaaaaatgtggCAACTCTAATAATGAAGCTGCTGGCCAAGATCTCTGGAAATGGAAGACTAATAATCCTTGTTTTGACAAGAAAGATCAGGCTTCTACTCACATAAGACGTGGAGTTGGTTCACAGTGGTTTTGCTCAACCGCTGACCCTGAACCTCCAAAGAGGCCTCACAGGAGAAATTTCGGCCATCATCTTCCTCCCTGGAGGTAAGTAAAAGCCAGGCAGGCTCCCCAGGGGCAGGGAGATCTGGGGCTCCCTGAAGCCGAAGAGTAGGGCTGGGTGATGTTAATACATGCCCTGAGAAGGTCACATTAATTTCTGTCCCTGCCAATGGGTATAATTCTTCTATCTCCAGGATTGGCGGAGGGAAGcctataaagaaaggaaaaagagaatcaaACATATTTCTCAAAACTGGCAGCCACTTCTGTACTCTTGCTGCTGGTGGTACCCCTCGGGTAGGCAGACAACAGGGGAAAGACTTTGGATACCATTACTGCTTCTGTGCTGACTGGCCGGAGCAACGAGATGGTTGGGGAATTTGAGAGCTTCTCCTGTAACAAATGCCACATGCACATATTTGGCTATGCCTCTGCTGCAAGGATAGCGAgatgtcttttcatcttacaGATTTCCTCCTCACTCCAAATCATTGTTCCTAGGAATAAGTTCAAGTATTCACAATCACTCTGTAAGCAGGATGGCCTAAGGAAACAGGGTGAGGGCTAGATAGAACTACTGCCTCAGCGCACCCCTGCACTTAGAGAAAGATGAAAACTAATGTTCACTTTGGAGTATACCTAGCAAAGATTAGTAGGGATATTTGCAGTTGAATCACCAAGCCTTTACTATGGACGTTTTCAATGGCAGAGAACTgtcaagggaagggaagaggcaggTTACTTACTATAGATATGCACTGGCTCTCTTGTTTTGTGTTCCACTGAACCCAGAGATACAAGGCAAGACAGCTCCTGATCACCAGTCTCCATGGCCCGAGCAGTGGCATTGGCCCATactgtgtctccctcccaggaGAGGAAGGGCCTAAGCTCCTGGTCTCCCAGGAACATGTGGATCATTACCTCTTCAGCTGGGAACACCCTAACCACCTCACAGCTCATGGTCTCTGCCATCCCAACTTCCAGAAGTGAAGAGAC
This is a stretch of genomic DNA from Eschrichtius robustus isolate mEscRob2 chromosome 20, mEscRob2.pri, whole genome shotgun sequence. It encodes these proteins:
- the LOC137755464 gene encoding intercellular adhesion molecule 1-like, with translation MEMLLFGVWALLALIPCPGAAEDLFEVSVWPHQARVKYGQSLMVNCSTTCPDPGPSGIETLLNKTQVGKGPQWKEFLLEDVTQNSILQCFFSCAGIQKDISLGITVYQPPEQVTMELQPEWVAVDEAFTVTCHVPSVTPLENLTLTLLQDNQELHRKNFRSLAVASQRAEVTISVKAQREDDRCNFSCHAELDLSSHGGGLFCSSSAIKVLRIFEFSQNPQIWVSSLLEVGMAETMSCEVVRVFPAEEVMIHMFLGDQELRPFLSWEGDTVWANATARAMETGDQELSCLVSLGSVEHKTREPVHIYSFPPPILEIEELYPLAGTEINVTFSGHVLTSPSPTLRLQGAPDLPAPGEPAWLLLTSREEDDGRNFSCEASLEVQGQRLSKTTVNQLHVLYKPRLEESGCPGNQTWLEGMAQMLACVPKGNPTPILLCTWNGMIFDLEVPQKATQDHSRTYCCTATNQLGSVSKDIAVIVQGLVEGVSSTIFVIIIVTLGVGVIVIALYLNYRPCKIERRNLPCRQKEKNKEEESQFAVQQAEKHNAQNC